The DNA region GAAGCTGGGCCAGGTCAGCCTGGAGCGGGACCGGCAATCCATTTTTCTGCAAACCGGTCCATCCCAAACGCCGGGCGACTATAGCGAGCAGACCTCCAGGGAAATCGATTGCGAGGTTCGCCTATTAATCGATGGGCAGTACGAACGGGCGCGCGATCTTATCAAGACCCAGGAGGCCACCCTGCGGCACGCCGCTCAAGTCTTACTTGAAAAGGAAACGATCACCGGCGAGGAACTCAAAGCCCTCGCTGCACCGCAGTAACTCCGCCTTTGCTGGCGCCTCGCCTCTCCATTTCGATAGGTTCCGAGAGATCTCGCGCACTGGTCCGCAGTCACTTGAAGACCTCACAACGGCTTGCCCTCCTCAGCCTCTCGTGAGACACTAAAGTCGATGCTTCCCCACACCTACCACGAACTTCGCTCCCAGCTCAGAATCGCCCTGGCGGTCAATGCCGTCATCGTCGTCGCGGAGTTTGCCGGCGGCTTTCTCACCAACAGCATCGGCTTGATCGGCGACGCGGGGCACAATCTCGTCGATCAAGGCTCCCTCTTTCTCGCGCTCTATGCCCATGTGCTGACTGCCCGACCCGCCACCGACAGCCGTACCTTCGGCTATCACCGAGCCGGGATCGTCGCGGCCTTCCTCAATTCCTTCATCCTCCTGCTCACCGCCGGCGGCATCACACTCGTGAGCCTCGAACGTCTCATGGCCCCCGTTCCCGTTCCGGGAGGATGGGTCATGCTGATTGCCTTGATCAGCTTCGTAGCGAATCTTTCCATCGCCCTGCTGCTGCAGCACGGCGCGAAAGATGACCTGAATATCCGCAGCGCCTTCTGGCACATGCTGAGCGATGCCTGGGTGTCACTCGGCGTCGTCGTGAGCGGC from Nitrospira sp. includes:
- a CDS encoding cation transporter, with product MLPHTYHELRSQLRIALAVNAVIVVAEFAGGFLTNSIGLIGDAGHNLVDQGSLFLALYAHVLTARPATDSRTFGYHRAGIVAAFLNSFILLLTAGGITLVSLERLMAPVPVPGGWVMLIALISFVANLSIALLLQHGAKDDLNIRSAFWHMLSDAWVSLGVVVSGSIIMLTGWSMLDPLVSLFVVLAIVRGAWPLFKESLEVLLESTPPGVSPALVAATIESIPGVKNVHDLHIWAVEPRLIMMTTHVQVDGGDQALTTDLLQTIRNRVTNEFKIKHQTIQLETECCHPEAVHCDLSKLHDQHSHAEFLHSHH